In the genome of Luteitalea pratensis, the window ATCTGACAGATCGACGAGGGGACGAGCCTCAGGACGTCGCGACCTCCTGCCGGGGGCGCCGGCGGCGAGCCGCCGGCGCGTCGTCGTGCGTGGCGTGCAGGGTCTGCCAGAGCTCGGTGTGCTGCCGCATGCGGTAGCTGTTGCCGCGAATCGTGACCAGATGACAGTGGTGGACGAGGCGATCGATCAGCGCCGCGGCCATGACCTCATCACCGAAGACCTCGCCCCATTCTTCAAAGCCCTTGTTGGAGGTCAGCACCGTCGAGGCGTGCTCGTAGCGGCGGGTCATCAGCTGGAAGAAGAGCATCGCGCCGGTGCGGCTAATCGGCAGGTAGCCGATCTCGTCGACGACGAGCACCGCCGGATGCGTGAGGATCTTGAGGCGACTCTGGAGACGGCCCGCCGCCTGCGCTTCTTCGAGCGACGTGATGAGGTCCGCGAGGGTCCCGTAGTAGACGCGTCGGCCGCTTTGCGCCGCCGCGATCGCGAGGCTGATCGCGAGGTGCGTCTTGCCGACGCCCGGTGGGCCGAGGAAGATGACATTTTCCCGGCGCTCGACAAAGCCGAGCTCGTGCAGGCTCTCGATCTGGTCCCGCCGCAGCGACGGCTGAAACGTGAAGTCGAAGTCGTGGAGCTGCTTGACGGCCGGCAGTCGACTGGAGCGCATCGCCGCCTGCAGCCGTCGGTTGTTGCGCAGCTGAATCTGCGCGGTCAGTAGCTGCTCAATCGCATCGGGCGCCGTCAGCGCACCGCCGTCGATATCCCGCAGGATCGTGTCGAGCGCTTCCAAAGCGCCGGGCATGCGCAGGTCGGCCAGGATGTGCCGGAGGCGATCACGGCGCGAGAGGGGAAGGGTCTTCATGCGAGACCTCCCGTGAGCTGGGCGTAGGCCGCCAGCGGGCGCTTCTCGACCGGCACCACCGGCGGCACGCGTCGTACGGCCGCCGACGTCACCGCCGGCGCATCGAGCACCAGCGACGTGTAGCGGCGTGCGGGCAGCGG includes:
- the istB gene encoding IS21-like element helper ATPase IstB; translation: MKTLPLSRRDRLRHILADLRMPGALEALDTILRDIDGGALTAPDAIEQLLTAQIQLRNNRRLQAAMRSSRLPAVKQLHDFDFTFQPSLRRDQIESLHELGFVERRENVIFLGPPGVGKTHLAISLAIAAAQSGRRVYYGTLADLITSLEEAQAAGRLQSRLKILTHPAVLVVDEIGYLPISRTGAMLFFQLMTRRYEHASTVLTSNKGFEEWGEVFGDEVMAAALIDRLVHHCHLVTIRGNSYRMRQHTELWQTLHATHDDAPAARRRRPRQEVATS